One region of Nevskia ramosa DSM 11499 genomic DNA includes:
- a CDS encoding flavin reductase family protein has translation MNATHLKTISVEPAILYWGTPVVLISTTNEDGTSNLAPMSSAFWLGWRCMLGLDASSKNTENLIRTGECVLNLPSPAQVGNVDRLARLTGSNPVPAAKQMRNYTHEKSKWEISGLTPVPSETVQPPRALECPVQMEAVLSATNGFMADDPMWKVGIKVFEVRIQRVHVHPELLMAGTTDRIDPDKWSPLIMKFQKFYGCTTEQLHSSRLGEIPEGTYLSPDVERARAASKA, from the coding sequence ATGAATGCAACACACCTCAAGACCATCAGCGTCGAGCCGGCGATTCTTTACTGGGGCACGCCCGTCGTGTTGATCAGCACGACGAACGAGGACGGCACCTCGAATCTCGCGCCGATGTCCTCGGCGTTCTGGCTCGGGTGGCGCTGCATGCTCGGGCTCGACGCGAGTTCGAAGAACACCGAGAACCTGATTCGAACCGGCGAGTGCGTGCTCAATCTGCCGTCTCCGGCGCAGGTTGGAAACGTCGATCGACTGGCTCGCCTGACCGGATCCAATCCCGTGCCGGCCGCCAAGCAGATGCGCAACTACACCCACGAGAAGAGCAAATGGGAAATCTCCGGGCTCACGCCGGTTCCCAGCGAAACGGTTCAGCCGCCGCGCGCGCTGGAATGCCCGGTGCAGATGGAAGCGGTGCTGTCAGCCACCAACGGGTTCATGGCCGACGATCCGATGTGGAAGGTCGGGATCAAGGTGTTCGAGGTCCGCATCCAGCGCGTGCACGTGCACCCGGAACTGCTGATGGCGGGAACGACCGACCGCATCGATCCCGACAAGTGGAGCCCGTTGATCATGAAGTTCCAGAAGTTCTACGGCTGCACGACCGAGCAGCTTCATTCGTCCCGCCTTGGCGAGATTCCCGAGGGAACCTATCTGAGCCCTGACGTCGAGCGGGCGCGGGCGGCCTCCAAGGCCTAG